In Flavobacterium praedii, the DNA window AGCTTCTGCTCTAGAATTGAAATCATAAGATATTCCTAGAATATATAAAAAAAAGCCAACTTAATTATTTTAGATTAAGTTGGCTTTTTTTTCTTTTTATCAAGAAAACATATTATACTTTTCCATAATACATGGCTTTAACAATACCATCAGAAAGTCCAATTTTTGGAACAAAAATTTGCCTTGCACCACTCCATTTCATTGCGTTTAAATAAATTCGAGTCGCTGGTACAATAACGTCTGCACGATCGGGATTTAATCCTAACTGAGAAATTCTTTGCTCATAAGTAAGTGAACTCAAATACGCATATTGTGCATTCATATAAATATAGGACAAAGGCTTTTCTTGTACTTTTCCAGACATTTTAAATAATTTATTGATATTTCCTCCAGAACCAATCAAAGTTACTTCTTCAAAGTCGGCAGTATTAATTTTTATCCATTTCTCAATTTCATCCCAAACTACATCACATACCATTTCATTTAGTAATCGAACTGTACCCGCTTTGAAAGATCTTGAATTGACCATTCTACCATTTGAAAACAACGTAAATTCGGTACTTCCACCACCTACATCTACAAAAAGATACGTTTCATCCGTTTTTAATAAATGATGTAAATCTGTAGAAGCTATTATTGCTGCTTCTTTTTTGCCATCAATAATTTCTATTTTTATATCAGCTTTCTTTTTAATTAAGGCAACTACTTCTTTTGCATTATAAGCTTCTCGCATTGCTGAAGTTGCAAATGCCATGTAACGCTCTACTTTATGTACTTTCATTAATAAATTAAAAGCTTTCATTGCATCAACCATTCTTTCGATATTCTCTGAAGAAATTTCTCCTACCGTAAAAGCATCTTGTCCCAAACGTATAGGAACCCTAACTAAAGAGCTTTTATTGAATTGAGTTTCTTTACCATCTTCTTCTACTATATTGGTAATTAATAAACGCATGGCATTCGATCCAATATCAATAGCAGCATATTTTTTAATTTTAATCATTTTCTTTAGTATGCAATTTTTCTATTAGTACTTTTAATTTTCATTTAATTCTTCTACAAATTCAACTTTTCTTTGATAATATTTGTAGGTTTCTAATTGAGCTCTAAAAACAGGATCATCATTTCGTATTCTATATTTATTATCTAATTTATAAGAATGGTATCTTGCTTTAACATTTCCTTTCCAACCAATGTCAAAATTCTCTATCAATTCCTGTTTTATTTCTTCATTATATATAGGACATGTAACCTCTACTCTAGCGTCTATATTTCTTGTCATCAAATCTGCTGAAGAAATATATACTTCTGTAATTCCAGCATTTCCAAAAATATAAATCCTTGAATGTTCCAAATAATTATCTACAATACTTATTGCTTCAATATTTTCACTTAATCCCTTGACACCTGGAATTAAGGAACAGATACCTCTTACTTCTAATTGAATTTTTACACCTGCATTACTGGCTTCATATAATTTATCTATCATGGCCAAATCAGACAAACTATTCATTTTCAACTTCATATATGTTCTTTTTCCTGCAATGGCATGTGCAATTTCTCTATCAATCAATTTCACAAAACGATGCCTTGTGTATTGTGGTGAAACAATTAAGTGTTTGTATCGTTGTGCTTTATAATTAATATCAAAAAATTCAAAAATTTTAGTTATATCTTTTAGAATTTGAGAATGACAAGTAAATAGTGTTACATCTGTATAAATTTTTGCAGTAGATTCGTTAAAATTTCCTGTCGAAATAAAACCATAACGTTTTATTTTATTTTTCTCCATTCTTTCAATTACACATACTTTGCTATGAACTTTCAAACCTTTGATCCCAAAAACCAGCTGAATTCCTTCTGTTTGCATTTGTTCTGAATAGGATATATTTGAGGCCTCATCAAACCTGGCTTGCAATTCTATTTGAACGATAACTTTTTTTCCGTTTTTTGCGGCATTAATCAAGGAACTAATAATCTGAGAATTTTTGGCTAATCTATATAAGGTTATTTTTATAGAGGTTACTTTTGGATCTAATGCTGCTTCTCGAAGAAACTTTATTAAATAAGCAAACGACTGATATGGTGCATGCAACAAATAATCCTTTTCGGCAATTTTTTCGAGTATGCTTCCTTCTAGACTTAGACCAGGAATTGGAAGTGGATCATTTTTTTTATAAAGTAAATCAAATCTTCCTAAATTAGGAAAATCCATATAATCTCGCCTATTGTGATAACGCCCGCCAGGTATAATACTATCTGTTGAATCTATGTTCATTTTATCCAGAAAAAAACTGAGTGTATCCCTATCAATTTCTTGATCATAAATAAAACGGACAGGCTCTCCTATTCTTCTATCTTTTACACTGGAAGATATTTTTTCGAGCATACTCTTACTTAAATCACTATCAATGTCTAATGAAGCATCTCTGGTAATTTTGATCATGTGAGCAGAAACACTTTCATAATTGAAAATATTAAAAATACTACTCAAATGTATTCGTATTACATCATCAATAAGAATTACATATTGCTTATTATTAGATTCAGGCAATACCACAAAACGATTCAGCATTTTTGGCATTTCAATAATTGCATAACGTACTTCCTGATCTTTTTTCATTACCATTTTAACGGCTAAATAACCTAGTGAATCCTTCAATACTGGAAATTCTGCTAAGTCATTTAGTATAATAGTAACTAGTTCAGGACTTAATTTTTGAATAAAAAAATCTTTTAGAAATATTTCTTGGTCTTTATTTATACCATTTTCATTTACTATAAAAATATTTTCTGATTCTAATTGTAGCTCAATAATATTTAAAATTCGTAAACTTTCTGATTGTTGTTGAATTACTATCTCGGTTATATCCTTAATCAATTGTTGAGCAGTAACACCTCCAAAATATTTTTCACCAGAAATACCACTTAAACTTAATCGTCGTATAGCAGCAAATCGTACTCTAAAAAATTCATCCAAATTATTGGAAAAAATTCCTAAAAATCGTAGCCTATCTAATAATGGAACACTATCATCTGCAGCCTCTTGCAATACCCTAGCATTAAAAGCCAACCAGCTTTTTTCTCTATCAATATATTTTTGTTCTAACACTTTTTTGCTTATTTTAAATCTCTGGGGAATAGTATTTTTTTTGTCTTTCCTTTACTAATTGATTCCCAGCTTTCATTATCAAATTCAATATGAACAAATCCAGCTGTAGGAACATTATCTATGTAAACGTCTCCAAATTTATTAACAAAATTTGTAATAGCCTCGTTATGTCCGAATATAATTATGTTATCAAATCCATTACTGTATGTTTTAATAATTTTTTCTAATTTTCTTTCATCAAAAGTATAAAGTTCATCTTTATAAAGTATACTCTCCAAAGGAAAATTGAAATTCTGCGCAAATATAATTGCTGTTTCTATTGCTCTTTCAGCAGTACTACTCCAAATACTATATATTTTAGGTAAATATTCAATACAATTTGAAGAAATAAGATGTGCACTTTGCATTCCTTGAGATGTTAAGGGTCTATCTTTATCATGTAAAGGTGCTTCCCAACTTGATTTTGCATGCCGAATTAAAATTAGATTTTTCATACTTCTCAATTATTTTTTATTAAACTACTTCTCTAACAAATAGATAGAATAGAATTCAGAAAATTAATGACTTGGAAATGAGCGATAATTCAAACTATAAAATTTGAATTCTAAATCATAAGGGAGCTACAATTTACAAAAAAAAATACAGTAATTGCATTAATTTTTGAATCATAAAAAATATTAACTCAAAGTCTATTTTATTCTTTACTTTTTTAATTTGAAAAAAAGAATAATTAAACTTTATAAAATATAAAAAAAGCTGCCAAATATCGACAGCTTTCTTACAAACATATAAACAAACAATAACTTACATTTTAACAAAAATATTAGTATAATACTTTCTACCATTTATTGGGTTCTCTTTTATAGCTATACCAAAATGTGTAAAATCACCTTCAATGTTTTCTCTATGATGTGGGCTTTTCATCCAAGCATCAAAAGCTCCTAGTGCGCTATTATAATTGTAAGCAATATTTTCACTTACTTTAATTGCTCCTAATGCTTTGATGATATTATTGGATCTTTCAACAAATGCATCATGATTAACTACATTATTTTCTATCATATAAATATCATGTTCTTCAGATTTATAGGAAACATGGTTAATTTTCTCTAAAGCATTTAGACCTATACTTAATCTATAGTTATTAATTATAGTCATTGTTTCTAGTTCAATTGGACTATACTCATAAACCGTTACAATTGGCAATCTCTCTTCTATTTCATTTGAATTATCTTCGGGAGAGCAAGAAAATGTTGTTGCTACCAATGTAAAAATACCTAACAAACGGAGTGCTTTACTTAACATGATACATTAGTTTTAAGTTTAAAGAAGATTGTGGGGCAATATCCTTAACTGATAAATTTAACAGTCAATCAAATTTACATTAAATCCGTTTAAGTGCAAAATATAATCGATGTAATGCATCTTTTTTAATATTAAATAAGAATAATTCTTATATTTAATTTTTTATTATTGTATTAATGAAGATCATATCAATTTAATAATTGAGTAGTATTACGATTCGTTATATTTAAAATTAAATAATGAAACTCGTTGGGTGTAATTCATAAAACTTTTATAAAATGCATAGAAACATAGACTTTATTTTAAAAATGAATATCAAAAAGAAATATATTTCTTTCACATAGAGCACTATGTGTGTTTAAAATAAGTGAAACGCCTCTTTTTTGAGCTTAGAAAATCTATGTTTATACGTGTTTAAAATAATTACATCCTACGGGTCAAAGAATTAAAAAAGTATAAAGTTTTAATAAAAATTATACTATTTATACAAAATAATTGAGGAGAATTTCACTTTAACTTTTCCATTTAACCATTTAAAAAAATGGTTAAATTTTAAAAAATAAAATAAGTAATCATTAGACATTGACTACAAAAGCCAAAATATATAGTAAGTACACTATTATTTATTAAGATTAAACTTTTGATTTTCAACAGTTCAAGCTTTTTTTTGTTTAACGAATTATATAGTTCAAAAAAACCTTTTAAAAACATCTTTATCACGTAAAGTCTAAGATTTATTACATAATAGAATATAAATAGCTCTTTTTTTTTGGGGAATTGTTTTAAAAAACTAAAAATTTATAAAATACAGTAATTTAATATTGTAATTTAATTCAAAATCCGACTACTTAAATAAAAATATAGCATTAAACAAAATAAAAATATTTCTAAAATTCTTAATAATTATATTCCCTTTTTAACTTTTCAACGAGTATTTAGGTTATTTAAAGACATTGATAATATAAATTGAACATTCTTTATAAATTTGAAAAAGAAATTAGATTGTGTTTTGAGTTTTACCCCCAATCGAAATAAGAGCATCTATTTCTATATAAAAACCTACTACAACAAAATCAGCTTAACACCTGATTTTCAAACTTTTTGATTTAAACCCCCATTTTCAAATCAAAATTTATTATAAAAACTGATAACAAATTCAAATTTATTCTTCAATTGATATTGAAGATAAAATGAAATTAAAATTTTGATTTATTCCCCAATTGAATCAAAATAAAACAACCTACTTTATAGTGATCTAATCCTCAAAATAAGTTTTAAAGGATAAAATTTAAAATTTTGAAATATCCCAAATTAGTTCAATATTTTAAAGTGAAAAACCTACTTATCATACCAATTTATTAATCATGAATTTTGAAAAACATATTTAAAATTAGATTTAAAATGATCTAAATTAAATATTTATTCAAAGTTGATTACCCAAAAATAATTCTATTTTGTAAAACTATAATATATGAAAACTAAATCTACTCCCTTTAAAATCATCTCTCTTTTCGCGCAAAATATTTCGAGATATAACTTAAAATTTAATGAAAAATTTGAAAGTATTTTTAATTTCAAATTTTATAAATTTTTCTTGCTTACAAGTTTAATCTTACTGATTTCAATAAATATGAATGCTCAAAATGTTGTAGAATTGAACAAACATTTCTATCAGTCAAGACCTTCAATAAACCTCTCATTATCTGAAGATAATAAACATTTGAAGAGTTTAATTTATGAATTAAATTCTTCTGTGATTATTAAAAAAGGAATACTCAATACCTTTTCCAATGCCCCGTTTTTAACTGTTGATATAGAGGCAAATTCAATCAGTAAACTAAATGAATTGAATCCACTATTTAGAGAAGTTGAATTAATTATTATTCGTATAAATAATCCTGAAGATTTATCAATTATAGTAGACACAGCAAATCTTACTCAATTCCCTAAACTTAGGTATATCTATTTCTTATGTTCTTTTAATTGTACCTCAGGGCAAATAAACAACCTAATTAAGTCGGAAAATTCACAAATTAAATATCTCTACTTAATTTCTATACCTTCTTAACAATTACTAGATTAAACTTCAAAAAATCATTGACATGAAAAATAATTACTTAAATACTGTTTTAAAAACCATAAAGTTTTTATTAATAATGATATTAATTTTTGGTAATGTAAGTATTACAAATGCACAAAATGTGACTTTTGCAAAACGAGGTATTTCTAGAACTATTAATGGTGACTTTCAAATGATAGGAAACACAAATCTTACGTTAGTTTCCTATACAGATAGTGATAACAACAGTAATAATGACATGAAAGTTGTTGACACAGACGGTGATAATTCAACAACAAATTCATCTTCTGCAACATTAAATTTTTCAACAGAAAATGGTGCAAATATTAACCAAACGACTATACTTTTTGCGGGATTATATTGGTCAGGGCGTACTAGTGATAATGTTACTGACGCACGTAAAAAACAAATAAAAATTAAAGGTCCAAGCGGAAGTTATTCAAATTATACCGCTTCTGAAATTAGATTTCCTGGGACTCAAAATATGTATGTTGGATTTGTAGATGTTACTAGTTTGGTTCAATCTCAACGTAATGGGTCTTATACAGTTGCAGATATGGCAGTAAGTACAGGAAATGGAGGTTCAATTGGATACTACGGTGGATGGGGAATGATAGTTGTATACGATAATCCACAAATGAACCTAAGAGATATATCTATATTTGATGGATATGCTTTTATTGATGGACCTGACAATACCAACTTTACCTTAGATGTTACAGGAATTAATACCGTTAAGTCTGGTACTGTAAATATGAAAATGGGTTTAATGGCTGGCGAGGGAGATGTTGGGATTTCTGGTGATTATTTTGAAATAAAAGACCAAAGTAATAATTGGGTAAGATTAAGTCATGCAGACAATTCCACTACAAATTTCTTTAATAGTTCAGTATATCCAAGAGGAACAAGAAATCCAGATTTAAAAAACAATACTGGAGTCGATGTCAGTATGTTTACAATTCCTAATGCAAACAATTCTGTTATAAAAAATGAACAAACTTCTGCTTCATTTCGATATGGTTCAACACAAGATACATACGTTATTTATTGTTTAACAACTTCATCTGATGCCTATTTACCTGGAATAAAATTAACAAAAACCTGCACACCAGGTTGTTATTCTACAGCTGGAAGCATTTTATCATATCGTTTTGAAGTTAAGAATGATGGTAATGCACCACTTAATACTGTTGTTGTTACCGACACTAAGACTTCAACACCAGTTTATTCATCAGGAGATAGTAATACAAACAACATTTTAGATATAAATGAAACTTGGATCTTTACTGCAAATTATACCGTAACCGCAAATGATTTAAATAGTTCAAGTATAGTAAATACAGCTGAAGTTACTGCTAAGGACCCACAAAATAAATCTGTAAAAGCATCAGGTAGTAATACTGTTTTCAAAGCACCAACTGTTGCAATAACATCACAAACTAATGTTTCTTGTAATGGAGGTGCTAATGGCACAATAGACATTACAGCTTCGGGAGGTACAGGAACATATACTTATGATTGGGCTGACTTACCAGGAACTAATGATTTAGAAGATCGTACAGGTTTGGTTGCAGGAACTTACAAAGTTACTGTGAAAAATCCAAATGGTTGTGCTTCAACTGAATTAAGTGTGACAATCACTCAACCTGCTGCCATAACTGTAACAAATACTAAAACAGACGTTTTATGTTTTGGAGCTTCTACTGGCGCCATTAACATTACGGCTTCTGGCGGAACAGGTGCTTACACTTACGACTGGGCTGATTTGGCTGGAACCAATGATATCGAAGATCGCACTGGACTAGCGGCAGGAACGTATACCGTAACTGTAAAAGATGCCAATGGTTGTAGCACTACTGCTTTGTCAGTAATCATTTCACAACCTGATTCGGCTGTGGCTGTGGCTAAAACTTCTCAAACCGATGTTTTATGTTTT includes these proteins:
- a CDS encoding Ppx/GppA phosphatase family protein, translating into MIKIKKYAAIDIGSNAMRLLITNIVEEDGKETQFNKSSLVRVPIRLGQDAFTVGEISSENIERMVDAMKAFNLLMKVHKVERYMAFATSAMREAYNAKEVVALIKKKADIKIEIIDGKKEAAIIASTDLHHLLKTDETYLFVDVGGGSTEFTLFSNGRMVNSRSFKAGTVRLLNEMVCDVVWDEIEKWIKINTADFEEVTLIGSGGNINKLFKMSGKVQEKPLSYIYMNAQYAYLSSLTYEQRISQLGLNPDRADVIVPATRIYLNAMKWSGARQIFVPKIGLSDGIVKAMYYGKV
- the ppk1 gene encoding polyphosphate kinase 1, which codes for MLEQKYIDREKSWLAFNARVLQEAADDSVPLLDRLRFLGIFSNNLDEFFRVRFAAIRRLSLSGISGEKYFGGVTAQQLIKDITEIVIQQQSESLRILNIIELQLESENIFIVNENGINKDQEIFLKDFFIQKLSPELVTIILNDLAEFPVLKDSLGYLAVKMVMKKDQEVRYAIIEMPKMLNRFVVLPESNNKQYVILIDDVIRIHLSSIFNIFNYESVSAHMIKITRDASLDIDSDLSKSMLEKISSSVKDRRIGEPVRFIYDQEIDRDTLSFFLDKMNIDSTDSIIPGGRYHNRRDYMDFPNLGRFDLLYKKNDPLPIPGLSLEGSILEKIAEKDYLLHAPYQSFAYLIKFLREAALDPKVTSIKITLYRLAKNSQIISSLINAAKNGKKVIVQIELQARFDEASNISYSEQMQTEGIQLVFGIKGLKVHSKVCVIERMEKNKIKRYGFISTGNFNESTAKIYTDVTLFTCHSQILKDITKIFEFFDINYKAQRYKHLIVSPQYTRHRFVKLIDREIAHAIAGKRTYMKLKMNSLSDLAMIDKLYEASNAGVKIQLEVRGICSLIPGVKGLSENIEAISIVDNYLEHSRIYIFGNAGITEVYISSADLMTRNIDARVEVTCPIYNEEIKQELIENFDIGWKGNVKARYHSYKLDNKYRIRNDDPVFRAQLETYKYYQRKVEFVEELNEN
- a CDS encoding SixA phosphatase family protein, encoding MKNLILIRHAKSSWEAPLHDKDRPLTSQGMQSAHLISSNCIEYLPKIYSIWSSTAERAIETAIIFAQNFNFPLESILYKDELYTFDERKLEKIIKTYSNGFDNIIIFGHNEAITNFVNKFGDVYIDNVPTAGFVHIEFDNESWESISKGKTKKILFPRDLK
- a CDS encoding CAP domain-containing protein — encoded protein: MLSKALRLLGIFTLVATTFSCSPEDNSNEIEERLPIVTVYEYSPIELETMTIINNYRLSIGLNALEKINHVSYKSEEHDIYMIENNVVNHDAFVERSNNIIKALGAIKVSENIAYNYNSALGAFDAWMKSPHHRENIEGDFTHFGIAIKENPINGRKYYTNIFVKM